AGCAGTGTTGCAGGAGCGGAACAATATTCAATCCATATTTCAACAGTTCCTCATTTTGCCGTAATTGTTGATACAGCAACTGTTGACACAAATTATTATAATATTCCTGAAGGTAAACTTATTAATAATCTTACGTACTTCTGGCACGTAAAAGCATCCAACCATGTAGGAACAAGTCTATGGTCGGCAACTTTTATGTTTTCATCAATTACAACAGGGGTAAATACTATATCACAGTCTATACCAAAGGAGTATAAATTATACGATGCGTATCCTAATCCGTTTAATCCAGTTACAAAAATAAAATTTGATTCACCTAAAAATTCTTTTGTTCAATTAAGGATTTTTGATTTATCAGGAAAGCTTATTGAAACTTTGTACGAAGGAAACAACATACCAGGAACTCACGAGTATAGCTGGAACGCAGATAAATATAACTCAGGTGTGTATATTTTTCAGCTAATTTCTAAAGAATATAATTCTTCAAAAAAATTAGTATTAATAAAATAAAACACACACTTTACTAATTTTATTTTATTATTCTCTTATGGTCGTCAAACCTCGGGAAATTGTAAATCACTGCTCCTATCATTACCAGGAATCCTGCGGAAGCGTATATTAAATTCTGGTTTACAAATAATGAAGTTGTTATGCATAACAATCCCCCAAGGTCGCAAAGAGCAAAAGGTAAAACATGAGCATTAAAATAACTTGCTTCGAACTTTTCATTAGTGACTTTCTTTAAAAGCAGTTTTTTCAGGAGCACTGAAAACCCGCAGCACGCAAGGCAAAAGACAAAAGTTGAAATATTCAGGTATTCTAAATGAGGATTAATATTCGTTGATGATACAAATATCCCGGATGCAAATATTAAAAATACTCCAAACAGAATTATTAGCCCGAGAAACCGTATCTTTCTTGCTACTATCAGTATCTCAACTTCTTTAACCAGATTGTGTTTCTCCATAATTATAAATTAATTCTTTGTTTATGTTCAAATTTAACATTATTTTTATACATATTTTATGTCAAATGAATAAAGAAAGAAAAGGAATAAACAATCCGAACATTCTGGCGGACGACGAAAGGGATTATATTTCACAGGTTCGCCCTAAAAGTTTTAAGGATTTTACTGGACAGTCGAAAATTAAAGAAAATTTATCTGTATTCATCAAGAGCGCCAAGAAACTTGGCGAATCTCTTGATCACGTTCTTTTTACAGGTCCTCCGGGTCTCGGTAAAACAACTCTCGCTAACATAATAGCAAATGAAATGAAGACTGATATTATAAGTACTTCAGGACCTGTAATTGAAAAACCGGGAGACCTTGCGGGAATGCTGACTAAACTTAAGAGAAATCAGATTTTATTTATTGATGAGATTCACAGAATCCCAAAAGTAGTCGAAGAGTTCCTTTATTCAGCTATGGAAGAGTATAAGCTTGATATCATGATTGACCAGGGTCCGGCAGCACGCAGCATCCCGATAAAACTTGAACGTTTTACACTTATTGGCGCGACGACAAGACAGGGTTTGTTATCCTCCCCAATGCTTGATAGGTTTGGAATAACATGCAGGCTGGAATATTATTCCATTGAAAATCTTATTGATATAGTAAACCGTTCTGCCGGTATTTTGAAAATAAAAATCACAAAAGAGGGAGCGGCTGAAATTGCTAAACGCAGCCGTGCTACTCCGCGGATTGTAAACAGACTGCTTAGAAGAACTCGTGATTTTGCTATTGTTAAAGGTGATGGTACTATTGATACAGATATTGCAAGGTATGCTTTAGAGTCTCTTGGAGTTGATGAATATGGACTTGATGCTATCGATAAAAAGATACTCGAAACAATTATCTCAAAACATAATGGCGGTCCCGTAGGACTTTCAACAATTGCCGCTTCAATTGGAGAAGATGCAGGTACGGTAGAAGATGTCTATGAACCGTTTTTGATGATTGAAGGATTTATAAAGCGGACTCCTAAAGGGCGTGTGGCTGCTCCTCTGGCTTATAAACATCTGAATCTTTCAAAACAGAAAGGGGATACACTTTTTAATGATTAATTTCTTGTAAAAAAATCCATTAAAAACTCTTGCTTTATTTCCTTAAAAATAAAACTAAAAGTTGTTAATTTTGGTTATAATTATTAATGGCAAAAATCTATAAACAAATACTAATAATCATCGCTGTTAGCATTGTCTTGGGACTAACTGCAAATGCTATAAATCCCTACGGTGTTAAAATTATACTCGATAAAAACATTTATGCCCTCGATACTGCAAAGCAAAAAAAGACGTTGAATGATTTTGTAAATGATCCTTATGATACAACATCAAACAAGAATCACAACAATGTTTTAAAAGGACAGATGAACAGGGAAGGATTTATTGAACCGGAAAATATTACAGTCGAACTGGCAAAAAATGTTTTTGATAGGAACGCTTTATTTATCGATGCAAGAACAAAGGAAGAGTTCGATTCTTTGCATGTTAAAGGAGCAATTAATCTTCCTTATGAAGAATTCAGAAACAAACCCTATTACCAGAAAATCGAAACAATGAAGAAATACAATAAAGACGGTCTTATTGTTGTTTACTGTAATGGCGATAAATGTGAAGTTAGTATTGACCTCGCTTATGAAATTGCAAAGCTTGGCTTTACAAGTGTCAATATTTATCGTGGCGGTATTAAAGAATGGAGTTCGAAAGGATTTCCTACAGAGCCATAAAACATGAAAGAGTTTTTATCAAATAAATACGTGGTTGTTACTTTAAGAGTTTTACTCGGATTAATTTTTATTTATTCTTCAATCGGTAAACTCTTTAATCAGGCGGATTTTGCTAAAGCAATTTTGAGATATGATTTTCTGCCGATTTATTTCGTTAATCTTCTTGCAATTGTTTTACCATGGCTTGAGTTTATCGTCGGTTTGCTTCTTATTGCAGGTATCTACAAAAAAGCCTCAGCCTTTCTTGCAGGTGCCTCACTGGTTATGTTCTTAATAGCATTAATATCAGCAGCTGTGCGTGGACTCGATATAAGCTGTGGTTGTTTTTCACTTGAAGAATCCTCCTCAAAAGGCGATATTATATTTAGGATAATTCAGGATTTCTTCATGCTTGCAGCTGTTATCATTGTGTATAAGTTCGGAGATGATAAGAAAGAAGAAGCACCCGAAATTTCAACAGGAATAACTAATTAATTAACTTATAAATAAATATTATGAGCAAATTTTTCGAATCAAAAACAGGGAAAACTACTTATTTCGTAGTTGGAATGGCAGTTATTGTCACGATTATATTTTTCGTATTGAACAACTCAAAGTTAACTGCATCATTGAAAGCTCCGAAAATTGTCTTCAAAGAGGATGTACATGACTTTGGAAAAGTACCAAGAGGTCCAGAACTTCAATACAATTTCAAGTTTACTAACAAAGGAAATGCTAACTTAATAATTGAAAGAGTGCAGACTTCCTGCGGTTGTACGGGAGCAACTGTCGGAGAAAAGACCGATTACAAGAAAAATGAATCAGGTGAAATTAAGGTTAACTTCACTACTCAGGGTAGGGAAGGACATCAGGAAAAAACAATCATAATCTATTCCAATGACCCTGAAAACCCTCAGAAAGTTCTGACTGTCAAATGTGATATTGATCCGGCTATGACTTACTAAAATTTTTATATCAACAAAAAGCCGTCTTTATGACGGCTTTTTTGTATCTAATTTCCTGTTGAAAACAACTTACAGTTTTCTATATATTTATAAGAAAGTGTTACAAGTTTTGAATTTACGTTTTGTGAATATTTTATCGCACTGTTAAAATCTTCTTCCGCATGTGTAAAATTTCTTAGTAAGTAATAATTAAATCCTCGCCTGAAATAAATAAAACTGTCCTGAGGATATTCCAGCATTTGCCTCGTTAAATTTACAACGTTTGTATTTATATTATCGAGAATCAAAACGACGTATTGTGACTTATAATTTGAAAAAAATGAGCTTGCATACAAATTCGAAAGTAAATCAAGGTCTCTGAAAAAATTCGTTGTATCCCCGATTGTAGTGTATAGTATCGCTCTTATGTATAAATACATTGCGTTTGAAGGATCGATGTTTAATGCTGAGTTTATGTCCTTTAGTGCCATGTCGTATTTCCCTAAATCTGTATAAGCATTTGCCCTTCCCCAGTATCCCTCTGAACTAAACGCATTTTTCTGTATTGAGCGGTTGAAATCATCAAGAGAATTTTGCGGCATGTTCAGCTTCAAATAAGCATATCCTCTGCTTTCATAATACTTGTGGTATCCGGGGCTTAGATTAATCGCAGTTGAATAGTCCCTCAATGCATTATCAAACCGCCTCAAAGATTCATAACATACGCCTCTCTCATAAAAAGCTTTATCATCATTTGTATACGATTTCAGATATTCATTATAATATTTAATTGCCTCTTCAAAATTGCCAGAAATATAGTTTCTTCTGGCATTGTCGTAAATATTATTTCCTGTTACCTGTGCTTTTACTGCTGTAACATACAGTATGGCAAAAACCATTAGAAGTAAAATTATTCTCATTGTTCAATTTGGTTACTTTATTCAATATAAAAAATTGTCTGCAAATTAATCAGAGAAATAATTATACCTAAATTTCCGTCTCTGTATACGACAATAATTTGCTAAGTGTATTAAATTCATTTAAGTAAGTTAAAATATTGTTTACTATGAATGATAGATAATCAAAACCTTTCTTGAAGATACTTATTGACTTCCTTCCAGGGTTTTAAATTTTCAGAGGATTAATATTATCAAACCGGATACCCGTCATAATGCCCCCCAATAAGCTATGCTTACGACTAGCAATAATTTATTTATTCTTTCGAGGCCTTTAAAGCGAGTATCCTCAAAGTTAAATCCTTTGGTTTTAAAAGCTCCGAATATACTCTCTATGTTGAAGAGTTTCTAATTGTTATTTAATTAGTGGAAACATTCGATGAACCGGCTTTGTGTTATCTTTTCAAATTATTGTCGTGTAAAAAGAATTTCCGTTCAATCTATTTTGGTGTACCTGATTATCTCTTTTCCTTTGCTTCTTAATGATAGTTGCATCTTTTCCAGTTTCCATGAGTCAACTTCCTTTAGCAAACTTATATATCTGCTCTCAAAATTCCCTTCGCAGAATTTCTTAGTCTGTGAAAAGTTGTTAAAATATAAATATGAATCGCCCGTATATATGTTCCCGGATATATCGTTGCAGTTTGTCGTTCCATAAAACTTTCCATCGTTTAAATGTAATTCGATGTAGGGAATTCCTTCAGGAAAGTCTTCCCTTCTGATTTCCTTTCCGTCCATCCACTTAATCGCCCATATATCGTTTAACCTTTGTGTTTCTCTTGAAATCAGCGGATTGCTGGTTGCAATTATATACCTGCCGCAGCCTGTATAACGTTTATCTCTTCTGCTAAGCATTACCGAAAACACATTCTTCTCACCGCTCATGCTGTTAACGCATTCCTCTGCCTTTATGCTAAGCGTTACTTCATCATCGAACTTATACATAATAATATTAGCAGCGGTATCGATAACAGGTGTCGTTGCAGGATATCTTAATGTTCTTTCTCCTGCAATAAATATTCTTATCGAATCTTCAACGTCAAGTTCTGCGCTCCAGAACGGTTCATTTCCCGAAGCAAAAAAATCTATTCCAAGCGCTCGCTTCTTACTGTAATCGTTGGGTTCTGTCTTGTCCGTATCTTTGAAATCCTTTTGAGTTGAACATCCTGCAAATACAAAGATTAGAATAAGTATTAATATATATTTTATCATACTTCAGTCTTCCTTCCTGAAATAATATTCTCTGTCATCTCCCATAATTTTTTCTGAAATTCTTTGTTGAACGTAAATTCTTTTGATAACTTTTCCTTTCCCTTTATGAAGTATTTTCCCGTGACATTCCTGAATTGTTCCGCCGATACAAGAGGATATATGTATTCTGCTGACTTATCAGCCGATATAAAAAATGGTTTTATCACTGATATCAGAATCTTCGTTATAAACGGGACGTTGTCATAAATTCTCGTTCTTACTACTCCGGGATGCAGACAATTTACGGTAACATTACTACCCTTTAGTTTTTCAGCAAGTTCATACGTGAACATGATGTTTCCCGATTTTGAACTGCCGTAAGTTCTTAACTGATGATAATTCCTCTCCGACATTATATCATTAAAATTAATTTCCGAATGTGCCTCTGATGCAATATTTATTATTCTCGAAGGTGCTGAGGATTTCAGTAAATCAAGCAATAGTTTTGTCAGAAGAAAATAACCTATGTGATTTGTGGCAAAGACTTTTTCAATTCCATCTATCGATAGTTCTCTCTTGGGAAGGCTCAAACCTGCATTGTTTACGAGCACATTCAGGTTTTTATAATTCGATTTCACCTCATTAGCAAGCTTCTCGATTTCTTTTAGTGAGGAAAGGTCTGCAAGAAACAATCGCACTAATTTACTTCCTGAACAGCTTGTCACATCTCTGAAAGCCACCTCTGCTTTTTTCCTGTTTCTCCCAACCATAATCACTTCATAACCTGCTTTAGCGCATATTTTCGAAAGCGACTTACCGACACCCGAAGTTGCCCCTGTTATAAGTACTGTCTTATTCATGAATATATAATTAAAGGAACAGCGAAATAATCCAGTAAAATCCGGCACCCGATAACATCGAAAGCGGTATCGTCAAAACCCATGCCCAGACTATCTTTCCGGCTACACCCCATCTTACTGCCGAAAGTCTTTGTATGCTTCCAACCCCCACAATCGCTCCTGTTATTGTCTGCGTTGTACTTACAGGTATCCCAAGTATGGCTGTCCCGATTAAAGTTGTCGCACCCGCAAACTCTGCACAAAATCCCCCAATTGGTTTCAGTTTTGTAATTTTCATCCCCATCGTTTTTACTATTCGCCAGCCGCCATACATCGTCCCGAGAGCTATTGCTGCATGACAAAGAAGAACCACATAAAAAGGTATATAGAATGAATCAATAAAGTTAGCAGAAAACAAAACTCCTGCTATTATTCCCATCGTCTTCTGTGCATCATTCGTTCCGTGACCAAGACTGTAAAATCCCGCCGATACTAACTGAAGCTTCCTGAAGACTTTATCCACCTTCACAGGTTTCATATCCTTTACTACCCACGTAATAACGTACATGTTTATTACTCCAAGTACCAGACCAATTACTGGTGCAAGAACTATAAATGCAATCACTTTTATCCAGCCCGGTAATATTAAAACTCCCCATCCTAATTTCATCACAGCCGCTCCGCCGTATCCTCCTATTAGTGCATGCGACGAACTTACAGGCAATCCGATATACCAGGTAAATAGATTCCAGAAAATAGCGCCAAGTAAGCCTCCCGTTAATACCCACGCATCTATATCAGTAATATCAACAAGCCCCTTGCCGATTGTCTTTGCTACCGCTACATCAAATGTAAATGCAGCTACGAAATTAAAAAAAGCAGCGAATAATACGGCTTTTTGTGGTGTCAGTACCTGTGTTGATACTATCGTTGCAATAGAATTTGCTGAATCATGAAATCCGTTTAAGAAATCAAATACAAGTGCTATGAATATTACAATAAGTACAATTTCTATCATCCTACATATTTTTGATTAATGCTCCCTCAATAGCAAGTGTTGCCGTCTGGCATTTATCTACTGCCTTTTCGAATTTTTCCAGAATCTCTTTCTTCTTAATCACTTCAATCACATCGCTTTCATTATCAAAAAGATATATTATCGAATCTCTGAATATTGTATCACCCTCAGTTTCAAGATTCCTGACCGAGATAAGTTTATCCAGTGTTTCCCTATACTTGTTCTTAGTCATGCTTCTCACGGCTGAAACAAGCAACTCTGTCTGAGATAGTATTATAGAGGCAAGTTGGGGACCGTACTTTAAGTTAGTTTTAACCTTGTACATTTTAAACTTTGCTGCAATACTGTCTATTCCGTCAACAACATCGTCAAGACTGTTTGTAATAGCAAATATATCCTCTCTGTCAATCGGAGTTATAAATGTATCGTTCAGCTCATTTTTGACAGTGTGAGTGTAGTCATCGCATTTGTTCTCAATAATGTGTATCTGCGAAGCAATGTCTTCAATGTTCTCTGGCTCCCTAACTATCTTATCAAGTAGTTTAGCAGCTTCGAATGATTCTTCGGTAATTTTCAGGATAAGTTCAAAAAATTTGGGTTGTTTAGGTAGAAATCTTTTTAACATTTAAGCAAGATTTAAATTATTAAATTCCTTTTGAATACGTGCAAAGTAATATTATTTGAACATAAAATACATGTAAAATTCAACTTCTCTTTTGCTGATTTTTATCACTTTCCTTCGTGTAATAAAATCAGTTCTTAATTCGTGGTAAACCGCCTCATCCTTGCCCGTCAGTCTGCCTGCCACAAGCAGGTGTTTTATTGCTTTAATCTCTAAATCAGTACAAATTATAATTCATCAGTTCTTACAACCTACGCTCTTAATAGATTGTTACATTATTAATTGAATTTTTCTAATCATTCTAATTCCTTATTTTTACTAAACATTTTATTAACCCTATCAAACAATCATGAAACTTGAACATTTAGGCATAGCAGTTAAATCACTAGAAAACTCCGTCCCCCTATTCGAAAAAATCTTCGGAGTCAAAGCCGGTGATATGGAATACGTCGCCGAACAAAAAGTAAACGTCAGAAAAATTAGACTTGAAAACTTTGATATTGAACTTCTCGAAGCCACCTCGGAAGATTCACCCATCGGTAAATTCGTAGAGAAAAGAGGCGAGGGGATTCATCATTGCTCTTTTAACGTTCCCGATGTTGCTTCTAAACTCGAAGAGCTAAAACAAAATGGTATTCAGTTAATCGACCAGCAGCCGCGTGTTGGTGCGGAGGGTATGTTGATTGCATTTCTTCATCCTAAATCTACTAACGGAATTCTTATGGAACTTGCTCAGCATAACAAATGATTTTTATTAACACCTGCTGCTTGTAAAAGTAGCAGGTGTTAAAATCTATATATCCAGATAGCTCTGCTCTTCTTCTACAAAGAGTTTCAGCACCTGTTGTTTCGTCTCAGCCAAAAGTAATTTCGCCCTGAACTCATCCTTGTTCATTAATCTCGATATCCTGCTCAATAATTTTATATGTAAATTCAACATGCTGTCTTTTCCGACTAAAAGAAATACAAACTTTACCGGTTCCCCGTCAATCGAATCAAAATCTACCGGCTCCTTTAGAATTGCAAATGCTGCAACTATTTCCTTTATCTCATCCGATTTACCGTGAGGTATAGCAAAACCCTTGCCGACACCCGTCGATACCAGCTTCTCCCTCTCAAATACGCACTTGCTCACTGCTTCATAATCCAATATGTTGCCCGAATTTTTTGCCAGCATTAACATCTTCGCTATGGCATCATTCTTGTCTTTTACCGCCAGATTTACTTCTATTATCTTTTCAGATAATATATCGCTTACTTTCATTTCAAATATATTAAATTTCTAAAATTAGCTTATATAGTCTTGTATTATATTCTTGTATAAATTTAAAAGATGGTCTGTCTTTTCTTCAGTGTCCGTCTCCACGTTTAAATGCACTAAATTCCTTGATTTATCTGGAATGCATAGTACTGTATCAGTCTCGTTTAAAAACACCTTCACTCCGTCTATCAGCTGTTGTTTATATTGTATCGTGTCTTCCATAAACAATCGCATAATCTTTCCCTTGTCTTCCCTCGTGCAGGGTATGTTTACTTTCTTCATCATAAGGTTCGGTATTAGATTGTCCACATCCTCCACAGTCATTTTTATCTTTGCCTGCATCTCAAGTATTTTTGCTATCGCAAACATTCCGTCTGTTGCATATATAAATTCAGGGAAAAATACGCCGCGCCTTGTCCCGCCTACAAACCTTACTTCCTTGTCATTGCATGCTGTCATCATGCTGTAATGTGAATCTTTCACCCTTATCACTTCCGTCCCGTATTCTGACGCTACCATGTCAACCTCTCTCGATGCTTGTACTGGTACGGCAACCTTCTTTACTCCCGGCGTTGACATCAAAAACATCTTAAGCACTACCACAAGAAATCTGTAATCATTCAAAACCCTTCCCTCATGTGTTGCCAGCCAGAGCTTCTCCCCGCCCGCATCTACCATAAAACCAAGGTCAAAATTCAATGACTTAACTACATACCTGAAGTTCTCAAACGATTTCTTAAATTCATTCTCTTCTCTCGTAATCCTTTCCTTGTCAAGATGTGCCGAAAGCGAAACAACCTCGCAGTTGAACTCTCCGAGTATGTTCGGAAATATAGTTGACGTTATTCCGTGTGAATAATCAAGTACTAGCTTGAATTTTCTTTTCCTTATAATCTCTATGTCTAATGAATCAATAAAATGCTCTTTGTATTTCAAGTTTGTTCTTTCGGGATATTTCAGTGTTCCTACGTTTAAAAAATCCGCCCTCTTGTATTCCTCACTGAAAAATGACCTCTCTATCGATTTTGTCTTGCTGCTCGATAAATCCTTGCCGTCTTTATCAAGAAATATTATATCCGTCGAACCCGGGTCAAACGGCGACTTCCTCACAAATATTCCTCCCGAATGTCCCCCGCTCTTCAGCTCTTGACGTAAAATCGGAATCGGTATCACCTGTAAATCCGATACGTTCACACCCGCCGATAACGCACCTGATGTTATCGAACGCTTTATCATGTTTGAAATGTCGTCTATGTCCCGTCCCGCAAGCATGCTTTTGTTCTGTCCTAAAAACGCTCCGTAAACTGAACCAAGCTTTGCCGCAAACTCTGGATTTATCTGTAGGTTTGAAAGCCCCGTTATTCTTGAATCCGTGAAAAGGTCATTGAAGAACGTGTCTTCCTGTATTAAGCTTCTTGTTATCTTTGCATTGTTGTCTATCGTCTTCTTGTCCCATATCTTTATGCTCGAACTGATAAACACATTCTTTCCTATCAAACAATTGTCGCCGATAAAAACAAAATCATTTATTCTCGTGTTCTCTCCGACTTCGCAGTTCTTCCCTATCACGT
The Ignavibacteria bacterium DNA segment above includes these coding regions:
- the ruvB gene encoding Holliday junction branch migration DNA helicase RuvB, yielding MNKERKGINNPNILADDERDYISQVRPKSFKDFTGQSKIKENLSVFIKSAKKLGESLDHVLFTGPPGLGKTTLANIIANEMKTDIISTSGPVIEKPGDLAGMLTKLKRNQILFIDEIHRIPKVVEEFLYSAMEEYKLDIMIDQGPAARSIPIKLERFTLIGATTRQGLLSSPMLDRFGITCRLEYYSIENLIDIVNRSAGILKIKITKEGAAEIAKRSRATPRIVNRLLRRTRDFAIVKGDGTIDTDIARYALESLGVDEYGLDAIDKKILETIISKHNGGPVGLSTIAASIGEDAGTVEDVYEPFLMIEGFIKRTPKGRVAAPLAYKHLNLSKQKGDTLFND
- a CDS encoding rhodanese-like domain-containing protein, whose product is MAKIYKQILIIIAVSIVLGLTANAINPYGVKIILDKNIYALDTAKQKKTLNDFVNDPYDTTSNKNHNNVLKGQMNREGFIEPENITVELAKNVFDRNALFIDARTKEEFDSLHVKGAINLPYEEFRNKPYYQKIETMKKYNKDGLIVVYCNGDKCEVSIDLAYEIAKLGFTSVNIYRGGIKEWSSKGFPTEP
- a CDS encoding MauE/DoxX family redox-associated membrane protein, with the protein product MKEFLSNKYVVVTLRVLLGLIFIYSSIGKLFNQADFAKAILRYDFLPIYFVNLLAIVLPWLEFIVGLLLIAGIYKKASAFLAGASLVMFLIALISAAVRGLDISCGCFSLEESSSKGDIIFRIIQDFFMLAAVIIVYKFGDDKKEEAPEISTGITN
- a CDS encoding DUF1573 domain-containing protein; this translates as MSKFFESKTGKTTYFVVGMAVIVTIIFFVLNNSKLTASLKAPKIVFKEDVHDFGKVPRGPELQYNFKFTNKGNANLIIERVQTSCGCTGATVGEKTDYKKNESGEIKVNFTTQGREGHQEKTIIIYSNDPENPQKVLTVKCDIDPAMTY
- a CDS encoding tetratricopeptide repeat protein yields the protein MRIILLLMVFAILYVTAVKAQVTGNNIYDNARRNYISGNFEEAIKYYNEYLKSYTNDDKAFYERGVCYESLRRFDNALRDYSTAINLSPGYHKYYESRGYAYLKLNMPQNSLDDFNRSIQKNAFSSEGYWGRANAYTDLGKYDMALKDINSALNIDPSNAMYLYIRAILYTTIGDTTNFFRDLDLLSNLYASSFFSNYKSQYVVLILDNINTNVVNLTRQMLEYPQDSFIYFRRGFNYYLLRNFTHAEEDFNSAIKYSQNVNSKLVTLSYKYIENCKLFSTGN
- a CDS encoding META domain-containing protein encodes the protein MIKYILILILIFVFAGCSTQKDFKDTDKTEPNDYSKKRALGIDFFASGNEPFWSAELDVEDSIRIFIAGERTLRYPATTPVIDTAANIIMYKFDDEVTLSIKAEECVNSMSGEKNVFSVMLSRRDKRYTGCGRYIIATSNPLISRETQRLNDIWAIKWMDGKEIRREDFPEGIPYIELHLNDGKFYGTTNCNDISGNIYTGDSYLYFNNFSQTKKFCEGNFESRYISLLKEVDSWKLEKMQLSLRSKGKEIIRYTKID
- a CDS encoding SDR family NAD(P)-dependent oxidoreductase — translated: MNKTVLITGATSGVGKSLSKICAKAGYEVIMVGRNRKKAEVAFRDVTSCSGSKLVRLFLADLSSLKEIEKLANEVKSNYKNLNVLVNNAGLSLPKRELSIDGIEKVFATNHIGYFLLTKLLLDLLKSSAPSRIINIASEAHSEINFNDIMSERNYHQLRTYGSSKSGNIMFTYELAEKLKGSNVTVNCLHPGVVRTRIYDNVPFITKILISVIKPFFISADKSAEYIYPLVSAEQFRNVTGKYFIKGKEKLSKEFTFNKEFQKKLWEMTENIISGRKTEV
- a CDS encoding inorganic phosphate transporter; this translates as MIEIVLIVIFIALVFDFLNGFHDSANSIATIVSTQVLTPQKAVLFAAFFNFVAAFTFDVAVAKTIGKGLVDITDIDAWVLTGGLLGAIFWNLFTWYIGLPVSSSHALIGGYGGAAVMKLGWGVLILPGWIKVIAFIVLAPVIGLVLGVINMYVITWVVKDMKPVKVDKVFRKLQLVSAGFYSLGHGTNDAQKTMGIIAGVLFSANFIDSFYIPFYVVLLCHAAIALGTMYGGWRIVKTMGMKITKLKPIGGFCAEFAGATTLIGTAILGIPVSTTQTITGAIVGVGSIQRLSAVRWGVAGKIVWAWVLTIPLSMLSGAGFYWIISLFL
- a CDS encoding DUF47 family protein, whose protein sequence is MLKRFLPKQPKFFELILKITEESFEAAKLLDKIVREPENIEDIASQIHIIENKCDDYTHTVKNELNDTFITPIDREDIFAITNSLDDVVDGIDSIAAKFKMYKVKTNLKYGPQLASIILSQTELLVSAVRSMTKNKYRETLDKLISVRNLETEGDTIFRDSIIYLFDNESDVIEVIKKKEILEKFEKAVDKCQTATLAIEGALIKNM
- the mce gene encoding methylmalonyl-CoA epimerase, which gives rise to MKLEHLGIAVKSLENSVPLFEKIFGVKAGDMEYVAEQKVNVRKIRLENFDIELLEATSEDSPIGKFVEKRGEGIHHCSFNVPDVASKLEELKQNGIQLIDQQPRVGAEGMLIAFLHPKSTNGILMELAQHNK
- a CDS encoding PTS sugar transporter subunit IIA codes for the protein MKVSDILSEKIIEVNLAVKDKNDAIAKMLMLAKNSGNILDYEAVSKCVFEREKLVSTGVGKGFAIPHGKSDEIKEIVAAFAILKEPVDFDSIDGEPVKFVFLLVGKDSMLNLHIKLLSRISRLMNKDEFRAKLLLAETKQQVLKLFVEEEQSYLDI
- a CDS encoding sugar phosphate nucleotidyltransferase, whose amino-acid sequence is MQAVIMAGGFGTRLRPLTNSIPKPMVPIVNVPMLEHVITLLKKHDITDFVMLLYYQPEIIRRYFDDGSQFGVSINYVLPDKDYGTAGAVKLSEKYIKDDFLVISGDVLTDFDLGAIHKYHREKKSVATLSLYSSENPLQYGIVLSDNDDKIVRFLEKPSSSEVFSDTINTGIYCFSKDVFQYIPEGENYDFSKDLFPYLLEYQIPLYGFKSTGYWRDVGNLEEYISANLDVLAGKLSHISFNDTNGSCISSTAMIEASATVENSVIGNEVLIEKGAEVKNSIIWNNVIIHENAKVLYDVIGKNCEVGENTRINDFVFIGDNCLIGKNVFISSSIKIWDKKTIDNNAKITRSLIQEDTFFNDLFTDSRITGLSNLQINPEFAAKLGSVYGAFLGQNKSMLAGRDIDDISNMIKRSITSGALSAGVNVSDLQVIPIPILRQELKSGGHSGGIFVRKSPFDPGSTDIIFLDKDGKDLSSSKTKSIERSFFSEEYKRADFLNVGTLKYPERTNLKYKEHFIDSLDIEIIRKRKFKLVLDYSHGITSTIFPNILGEFNCEVVSLSAHLDKERITREENEFKKSFENFRYVVKSLNFDLGFMVDAGGEKLWLATHEGRVLNDYRFLVVVLKMFLMSTPGVKKVAVPVQASREVDMVASEYGTEVIRVKDSHYSMMTACNDKEVRFVGGTRRGVFFPEFIYATDGMFAIAKILEMQAKIKMTVEDVDNLIPNLMMKKVNIPCTREDKGKIMRLFMEDTIQYKQQLIDGVKVFLNETDTVLCIPDKSRNLVHLNVETDTEEKTDHLLNLYKNIIQDYIS